The proteins below come from a single Malus domestica chromosome 03, GDT2T_hap1 genomic window:
- the LOC103422533 gene encoding uncharacterized protein, protein MNTNIPTRPPQGGQPPMEAGDDWRTQLQSESRQRIVAKIIETMKRHIPFEGPERLREIERIAVTFEENMYVGASSQSDYLRKISLKMLTMETKSQTAVSHASLDPVLMDTNIQTRPPQGGEPPMEAGVDWRSQLQSESRHRIVAKIIETMVRHIPFDGPEGLRELERIAVTFEEEIYVSASSQTDYLRKISIKMFTIETKSQVAVSHVSLDPVLMDGNYQRPLEGGEPSMETGDWRSQLQLDSRRRIVAKIMETLKRHLPFNGEEGLRELEKIAARFEEKIYVAASSQSDYLRKISMKMLTMENKSQGGETSMVTSNWRSQLQPDSRHRIIAKITEVLKRHLPFSGEEGLSELERIAVRFEEKIYTVAVSQSDYLRKISLKMLAMENKSQTAASSTPPLNLKRRRVCA, encoded by the exons ATGAATACCAATATTCCGACCAGACCTCCTCAAGGTGGACAACCTCCAATGGAGGCAGGTGATGATTGGAGGACCCAATTACAGTCAGAGTCACGACAGAGAATTGTCGCAAAGAT AATTGAAACGATGAAAAGGCACATTCCCTTTGAGGGTCCGGAGCGATTACGTGAAATCGAGAGGATTGCTGTAACGTTTGAGGAAAATATGTATGTTGGTGCCTCAAGTCAG TCGGATTATTTGCGGAAAATTTCTCTCAAGATGCTCACCATGGAGACCAAATCTCAGACCGCAGTCTCCCACGCATCTCTTGATCCAG TTTTGATGGATACCAATATTCAGACCAGACCTCCTCAAGGTGGAGAACCTCCAATGGAGGCAGGTGTTGATTGGAGGAGCCAATTACAGTCAGAGTCACGACACAGAATTGTCGCCAAGAT AATTGAAACGATGGTGAGGCACATTCCCTTTGATGGTCCGGAGGGATTACGTGAACTCGAGAGGATTGCTGTAACATTTGAGGAAGAGATATATGTTTCTGCCTCAAGTCAG ACAGATTATTTACGGAAAATTTCTATCAAGATGTTCACCATAGAGACCAAATCTCAGGTTGCAGTCTCCCACGTAAGTCTTGATCCAG TTTTGATGGATGGCAATTATCAGAGACCCCTTGAAGGTGGAGAGCCTTCAATGGAGACAGGTGATTGGAGAAGCCAATTGCAGCTAGATTCACGACGCAGAATTGTTGCCAAGAT AATGGAAACATTAAAGAGGCACCTTCCCTTCAATGGGGAGGAGGGATTACGTGAACTTGAGAAGATTGCTGCAAGGTTTGAGGAAAAGATATATGTTGCTGCCTCAAGCCAG TCGGATTATCTTCGGAAAATTTCTATGAAGATGCTCACCATGGAAAACAAGTCTCAAGGTGGAGAAACTTCAATGGTCACAAGCAATTGGAGGAGCCAATTGCAGCCAGATTCACGACACAGAATTATTGCCAAGAT AACGGAAGTGTTGAAGAGACACCTTCCCTTTAGTGGTGAGGAGGGACTAAGTGAACTCGAGAGGATTGCTGTAAGGTTTGAGGAAAAGATCTATACTGTTGCCGTCAGCCAG TCGGATTATCTACGGAAAATTTCTCTCAAGATGCTCGCCATGGAGAACAAGTCTCAGACCGCAGcgtcctcaacaccccccttgaACCTGAAACGGCGTCGTGTCTGTGCCTGA
- the LOC139194329 gene encoding uncharacterized protein, protein MVSDVVGQTGSEVRGEVLDGGINNGDIDIPDLNEEVEPEVSREEFLECNFDGAWNQREQWGGYGVVIRDHWGNFLAATVGPIVRPTDALDVEFIAARQSVLLVKDVYMANVKIQFEGDASLVLIAMKGKGDDSSALSPIINDLRCLLQEWPNSMISHVQREGNSVAHQLARLGIASAQKVVWFKEPPDLIQDVLFE, encoded by the exons ATGGTTAGCGATGTTGTGGGCCAGACAGGTAGCGAAGTTCGTGGAGAGGTGTTGGATGGTGGCATAAATAATGGGGACATTGATATTCCTGACTTGAATGAGGAGGTTGAGCCGGAGGTGTCGAGGGAAGAATTTTTGGAG TGCAATTTTGATGGTGCATGGAATCAACGAGAGCAATGGGGAGGTTATGGGGTGGTCATTCGTGATCATTGGGGGAATTTCCTTGCTGCTACTGTTGGTCCTATTGTGAGGCCCACTGATGCATTGGATGTCGAATTCATTGCAGCTCGGCAATCGGTGTTATTGGTAAAGGATGTTTATATGGCGAACGTGAAGATTCAATTCGAAGGAGATGCATCTTTGGTGTTGATTGCAATGAAAGGGAAAGGGGATGATAGCTCTGCTCTCAGCCCCATAATTAATGATTTAAGGTGTCTGCTGCAGGAGTGGCCAAACTCAATGATTAGCCATGTCCAACGGGAAGGGAATTCGGTGGCTCATCAGCTTGCTCGATTGGGGATTGCTAGTGCCCAAAAAGTAGTATGGTTTAAGGAGCCTCCAGATTTGATTCAGGATGTTTTGTTTGAGTAA